A window of Equus caballus isolate H_3958 breed thoroughbred chromosome 21, TB-T2T, whole genome shotgun sequence genomic DNA:
CACTGCCCAGCTCACTGTGCTTGGTGAGCATCCTCGGCCCCCTAACCCTGAGCAAGCCCTGCCACCGAACTAAGTCCCGACTTTAGCTAAAACTCAACCCCAAACGGAGCCCCAATTTCAGACTGACCTCTGACCTCACTGAGTCTGATCCAAGGCCCCACTGAGCCTCTGGGTTGAACCCTTGACCCCAGTCCAGGCCCCCAACCTTGGGCTCAGTGGAGCCCTCCCCTTTACCCTGATCCGGCTGATTTCTTGCTCCCCAGACCCAGGCCAGCCTGCCTGCGACCCCAGGCCTCATGAGCACCTGATTAAACTCCCAGACGACTGCAGTCAGCCAGGCAGCAGCCCTGCCTACCTGGACGTGGGCCTCTGCCCCAACACCCTCTGCCCCAGCCGTGCAGGGTCAAGCCCTCGATGTGGGGATGTGGGCTCCCGCTGCTGCTCTGTGCGCCGCCTGGAGAGCAAGGAGATCCACTGCTCCAGCTACATCCTCCCGGTCAAGGTGGTAGCTGAGTGTGGCTGCCAGAAATGCCTGCCCCCTCGGGGGCTGGTCCGGGGACGTGTGGTGGCTGCTGACTCTGGGGAGCCCCTGCACTTCGCCCAAATCCTGCTGGGCCAGGAGCCCATAGGATTCACATCCTACCAGGGTGACTTCACTATCGAGGTGCCACCCTCCACCCAGCGGCTGGTGGTGACTTTCATGGACCCCAGGGGCGAGTTCATGGACACTATCAGGATCCTGCCTTTTGATCCTCGAGGTGCTGGTGTGTACCACGAGGTCAAGGCCATGCGAAAGAAAGCCCCAGTCATCTTAGATGCCACCCAGAGCAACACGATCCCACTCGGGGAGCTGGAAGACCAGGCCCCCTTGGGCGAGCTGGTCCTTCTGCCGGGAGCCTTCCGCAGAGCCAATGGTGAACCCTACTCGGGGGCTGTGGAGGCCCGGGTGACATTCGTGGACCCCCGAGATCTCACCTCTGCCACTGCCGCCCCCAGTGACCTGCGCTTCGTGGACAGCGACGGTGAGCTGGCGCCGCTGCGCACCTACGGAATGTTCGCGGTGGACCTCCGCGCCGCCGGCTCTGCGGAGCAGCTGCAGGCGGGGCCCGTGGCCGTGCGCGTGGCTGCAGGCCAGATCCACATGGCGGGGCACGTGGAGGCCCTCAAGTTGTGGTCCCTGAACCCCAACACGGGcttgtgggaggaggagagtggctTCCAGCGCCAGGGGTCAGCGGCCACTCGGGTCCGCCGGGAGGAGCGGGTCTTCCTGGTGGGCAACGTGGAAATCCGGGAGCGGCGTCTGTTCAACCTGGACGTGCCGGAGCGCCGCCGCTGCTTCGTGAAGGTGCGCGCCTACGCCAACGACAAATTCAACCCCAACGAGCAGGTGGAGGGCGTGGTGGTCACGCTGGTCAACCTGGAGCCCGCCCCCGGCTTCTCGGCCAACCCTCGGGCCTGGGGCCGCTTCGACAGCGCCGTCACCGGCCCCAATGGCGCCTGCCTCCCTGCCTTCTGCGACAGTGACTCGCCCGACGCCTACACGGCCCTGGTCACGGCCACCCTGGGCGGGGAGGAGCTGGAGCCCGCACCTTCCCGACCCCGCCCGCTCCCGGCCACTGTGGGGGTGGCCCAGCCCTACCTGGACAGGCTGGGTTACCGCCGCACCGACCACGACGACCCCGCCCTCAAACGAAACGGCTTCCGCATCAATCTGGCCAAACCCAGGCCTGGCGAATCCACTGAGGCCAACGGCCCCGTGTACCCGTGGCGCAGCCTGCGGGAGTGCCAGGCGGCCCCGGTGACGGCCAGCCACTTCCGCTTCGCGCGCGTGGAGGCGGACAGATACGAGTACAACGTGGTCCCATTCCGCGAGGGGGTGCCGGCCTCCTGGACCGGGGATCTCCTGTCCTGGTGGCCCAACCCACAGGAGTTCCGGGCCTGTTTCCTCAAGGTGAAGATCCAGGGTCCCCAGGAGTACATGGTCCGCTCCCACAATGCTGGGGGCAGCCACCCTCGCACCCAGGGCCAGCTCTATGGGCTCCGGGATGCCCGCAGCGTCCGGGACCCGGAGCGCTCTGGCATGTCGGCTGCCTGTGTGGAGTTCAAGTGCAGTGGGATGCTGTTCGACCAGCGACAGGTGGACAGAACACTGGTGACCATCATGCCCCAGGGCAGCTGCCGTCGCGTGGCTGTCAACGGGCTCCTGCAGGATTACTTGGCCCGGCACCCACCGCTAGCGCCGGCCGATGACCCTGCTGCCTTTTCCATGCTGGCCCCATTGGACCCTCTGGGTCACAACTACGGTGTCTACACAGTCACTGACCAGAGCCCAAGGCTGGCCAAAGAGATCGCCATTGGCCGCTGCTTTGATGGCTCCTCCGATGGCTTCTCTAGGGAGATGAAGGCTGAGGCTGGCACCGCCGTCACTTTCCAGTGCCAGGAGCCACTGGCTGGCCGGCCCAGCCTCTTCCAGAGGCTGCTGGAGTCCCCGGCGGTAGCGCTTGATGATATCCGCAGGGAGATGGGTGAGGTGGCCCGGGCACAAGCCCGAACCACGGGTCCACTCCGCACCCGCCGGGGCAGGGCCCGGCAGTGACCTGGGCCCCAGCTTCACTCCTCTGCCTTGCTCTGGGCTCCTCGGTCCCCAGAAGTCTTATCCCCTTCTCCAGAcgctccctccccaggtttctGGGCCCCCTTTGCCCCCTGCCCAGAATTCAGAGTCAAGTCCGATGGTGGAAACGCCAGGTGTGACATGAAATGGAGTTTGCCCTGACTGTGGGAGCCAGCGTCCTGAGAGGCCATCGGGCAGGCGTCcggctgaggcccagagggaatCGCTCCCAGCTCACGTGCCTGCCCTGATTGCATGTGTCTTTCGACCCTGATTTCAGATCTTCTGCCCCTTGGCATTTCTGGCCTTTGGCCTGAGCCCTCTCTGCATGTCGCTGAACTGGGTTCTTTATTGGGTCCTCTGCCCCAAGCTTTGCTCTTGGGGTTATTTATTGAAACAAAGCCTGTGAGGCTGGTCATGGGCGTGAGTGGGGGCTCCGGGCCCAGTGAAGGTCTGGGGCAGGGGCTTCTtggctctggggctggggggcACAATTCTCACATGTTTGGTGCTTGGAGACCCCCTACCCAGGGGGGTCAGGGCAGGGAACCAATTAAAGATGCTTCATTTCCAACTCATGGTGTCAGTCTCAGAGGGCAAAGGATGAAGGCAGGGCTCCCGGACCCAGACGCACCTTGGCAGGTGGAAACAGGCCCGAAACACAAATAGTCATGAGTGTGCAAGGAGCTCTGGGGCCCCATGAGGCCCTGAATGCGTCTCAGGTGGGTGTGTGGGCCCCAGCTGATGCACACAGAAGTGTGTCTGTGACATGTGTGTGCAGAGCCCGCCTCTGAGTGGCCCGAGCCTGTGCTGCTCAAACCACTGAACACAGCGGGAGCTACTGCCCTGGCCTTCTTGCCGGCTCCCGCCTGGCTGTGTGCCCGGGGGCTGCAGCGGGTAGACAAGGGCCCCGGCAGGGGTGCATGCCACCAGCGGCAGGAATCGAGGCTGCCCTGGATTTCGTCAGCCGGGGCCACagctgccctgccctgggccccactccACTAAGGCCTGGCCACGCCTTGGCCACGTAGTGACTGGGCTGTCCCAGGCCACGGTCCTGGGCCCTTTGACCTTGCCAGGACTCAGTCTGGAGGCGGCGGAGCCATCGCTTGCTCGTTCTCTATGTGGGAGCGGCCAGGTGAGTCCTCCTGGCACCCCGCTGGGCAGGCGCTGTTCCAACcacactctcattttacagagagaaaCTAAGACCCTAAAAAGAGAGGCAAGGGGCTACCTGGGCGCTGGAGTGAATCCGGGTATGAGCAGGGTCTTGCTGGATGGCCCAGCAGCCCCCTCGAGCACATGTGTGAGACTCCCATGGCCTGGAGACGCTGGCCCCAGAAGGCACTGATGTGACATTGCTGGGGGCCTGGAATAGGAGGTATTGTGCCTGGCTGATGGCCCCTGGGGAGGACTGatggcaggaggtgggggtgcAGGGTGTCCCCTGAACCCAAGGCATGCTTGGGCCTTCTGTACACCCACTCTCTCACTTCCTCCTTGATCACCCACCTGTCCACTTGCCCACCTGCCAACCCCCCCATCTACCCTACCATCTGTCTGTCCAGCATTTAGAGGTGCCAACCGCAGAGGGCCTGGGCTTTCCCGCACAGACCCCAGCATACCTGTGGGGTCAGCACTCTGCCCTTGTGGCCCACTGGCTCTTGTCCATCTGACAACTCCCAACCTCGCCAGCCCTCCTGCCTTTGCTCAGGCCACTCCCTTCATGGGTACACCTTCCCCTGCCCAGGGGGCGGACTCGGGGGCCTGGAG
This region includes:
- the CILP2 gene encoding cartilage intermediate layer protein 2, whose protein sequence is MASLPPLLCLCVAAAHLAGTRGTISTEEPTEIAWGLEGPSLRPGQPSAALEDWEEASEWTSWFNVDHPGGDGDFESLAAIRFYYGPARVCPRPLALEARTTDWALPSAVGERVHLNPTRGFWCLNREQPRGRRCSNYHVRFRCPLEAAWGSWGPWGPCSGSCGPGRRLRRRRCSIPAGDACPGRPQEAQKCVRPPCPGCSSKTCGCPDHILLGSVVTPSGRPLPGARVFLRDWPGTVATSDAHGTFRMPGVCASSRANVSAQMDGFSAGMAQAQANGSISAVVTVVLNKLEKPYLVKHPESRVREAGQNVTFCCKASGTPMPKKYSWFHNGTLLDRRTHRYGAHLELRGLRPDQAGTYHCKAWNDAGAVRSGTAQLTVLDPGQPACDPRPHEHLIKLPDDCSQPGSSPAYLDVGLCPNTLCPSRAGSSPRCGDVGSRCCSVRRLESKEIHCSSYILPVKVVAECGCQKCLPPRGLVRGRVVAADSGEPLHFAQILLGQEPIGFTSYQGDFTIEVPPSTQRLVVTFMDPRGEFMDTIRILPFDPRGAGVYHEVKAMRKKAPVILDATQSNTIPLGELEDQAPLGELVLLPGAFRRANGEPYSGAVEARVTFVDPRDLTSATAAPSDLRFVDSDGELAPLRTYGMFAVDLRAAGSAEQLQAGPVAVRVAAGQIHMAGHVEALKLWSLNPNTGLWEEESGFQRQGSAATRVRREERVFLVGNVEIRERRLFNLDVPERRRCFVKVRAYANDKFNPNEQVEGVVVTLVNLEPAPGFSANPRAWGRFDSAVTGPNGACLPAFCDSDSPDAYTALVTATLGGEELEPAPSRPRPLPATVGVAQPYLDRLGYRRTDHDDPALKRNGFRINLAKPRPGESTEANGPVYPWRSLRECQAAPVTASHFRFARVEADRYEYNVVPFREGVPASWTGDLLSWWPNPQEFRACFLKVKIQGPQEYMVRSHNAGGSHPRTQGQLYGLRDARSVRDPERSGMSAACVEFKCSGMLFDQRQVDRTLVTIMPQGSCRRVAVNGLLQDYLARHPPLAPADDPAAFSMLAPLDPLGHNYGVYTVTDQSPRLAKEIAIGRCFDGSSDGFSREMKAEAGTAVTFQCQEPLAGRPSLFQRLLESPAVALDDIRREMGEVARAQARTTGPLRTRRGRARQ